A genomic window from Nicotiana sylvestris chromosome 11, ASM39365v2, whole genome shotgun sequence includes:
- the LOC104241433 gene encoding uncharacterized protein produces MKSGTTNIWLENRTGLGAFYHVLPPDFSIDENLQEVTELRQGGTWNEKLLDQRFPEDIVEHIKHNVHYEGSEEYWDRGNPGPNSLGFCVRDDAGDLVYAMAVDLGVTTNVLAEAKVIVEGLKYCVKHELHPLILETESLVLKKVIGGEWDPPWCIVAEVQKIKEIRDHFNVIFQHVLREGNIVADFLASIVFSFAGSTQFHSFSELPSAGRRLLNLEKSQTPNLRARIAKRRYPD; encoded by the exons ATGAAGAGTGGAACAACAAATATATGGCTTGAAAACAGGACTGGATTAGGAGCATTTTATCATGTTTTGCCTCCAGATTTTTCCATTGATGAGAATTTGCAAGAGGTGACAGAATTGAGGCAAGGAGGAACATGGAATGAGAAGCTGCTTGATCAAAGATTCCCTGAAGATATTGTTGAGCATATTAAACATAATGTCCATTATGAAGGCAGTGAGGAATACTGGGACAG GGGAAATCCTGGACCTAATTCACTTGGATTTTGTGTGAGAGATGATGCAGGAGATTTGGTGTATGCAATGGCAGTGGACTTAGGAGTAACTACCAATGTTTTGGCTGAGGCAAAAGTTATTGTAGAAGGGCTGAAATATTGTGTTAAACATGAGCTTCATCCTCTCATATTGGAGACTGAATCTTTGGTATTGAAGAAGGTTATTGGAGGGGAATGGGATCCACCTTGGTGTATAGTGGCAGAAGTGCAGAAGATTAAGGAGATAAGGGATCATTTCAATGTGATCTTTCAACATGTGCTTAGAGAGGGAAACATTGTCGCAGACTTTTTAGCTAGCATTGTTTTCTCTTTTGCAGGTTCAACTCAGTTTCACTCTTTCTCTGAACTTCCTAGTGCAGGGAGGAGGCTACTCAACCTTGAAAAATCACAAACTCCTAATCTTAGGGCTAGGATTGCCAAAAGAAGATATCCTGATTGA